Proteins encoded together in one Phyllostomus discolor isolate MPI-MPIP mPhyDis1 chromosome 6, mPhyDis1.pri.v3, whole genome shotgun sequence window:
- the LOC114500742 gene encoding immunoglobulin-binding protein 1-like, translating into MASATEKEDYSLPPRLPELFETIQQLLDEVEEAAEPTTSRIIQGKVLKGLDLLKKAAEMLSQLDLFSKNEDLEEIASTDLKYLMVPAFQGALTMKQVNPSKRLDHLQCAREHFLNYLTQCQCYHVAEFELPQTKNNSAENNTASSSTAYPSLILMASQRQAKIERYKQRKEVEHRLSAMRSAVESGQVDDEHVREYYLLHLRRWVCISLEEIESIDQEIKILRDKDSFGEASTSHSSFQDKPPMKPFILTRNVAQAKVFGAGYPSLASMTVSEWYDQHQKFGALPDQEIAKTASEVKRADQEKEDQDQKEDKEDEYEYDEQTLRQVQQRDDWKDTHPRGYGNRQNMG; encoded by the coding sequence ATGGCATCAGCCACAGAAAAAGAAGACTATTCACTGCCACCTCGGCTGCCTGAACTGTTCGAAACCATCCAGCAACTTCTGGATGAAGTGGAAGAAGCAGCTGAACCCACCACTTCCCGAATAATCCAAGGCAAGGTGTTGAAGGGACTAGACCTCCTTAAGAAGGCTGCTGAAATGTTATCACAGCTTGACTTATTCAGCAAAAATGAAGATTTGGAAGAGATTGCCTCCACTGACCTCAAGTACCTGATGGTGCCAGCATTTCAAGGTGCGCTCACCATGAAACAAGTTAACCCCAGCAAACGTCTAGATCATTTGCAGTGTGCTCGAGAAcactttttaaactatttaactCAGTGCCAATGCTATCATGTGGCAGAGTTTGAGTTGCCTCAAACCAAGAACAACTCAGCTGAAAATAACACTGCTAGTTCCTCCACGGCCTATCCTAGCCTCATTCTTATGGCTTCTCAAAGACAGGCTAAAATAGAGAGATACaaacagaggaaggaggtggagcATAGGTTGTCTGCAATGAGATCTGCTGTGGAAAGTGGTCAAGTAGACGATGAGCATGTTCGTGAGTATTACCTCCTTCACCTCCGAAGGTGGGTTTGTATCAGCTTGGAAGAGATAGAGAGCATTGACCAGGAGATAAAGATCCTGAGAGACAAAGACTCTTTCGGAGAGGCCTCGACTTCTCACTCATCTTTTCAGGACAAGCCTCCAATGAAACCCTTCATTCTCACTCGTAATGTGGCCCAAGCCAAAGTATTTGGAGCTGGTTATCCAAGTTTGGCATCTATGACAGTGAGTGAGTGGTATGATCAGCATCAAAAATTTGGAGCATTACCAGATCAGGAAATAGCTAAGACAGCATCAGAGGTCAAAAGAGCAGATCAGGAAAAGGAAGATCAGGACCAAAAGGAAGACAAGGAAGACGAGTATGAATATGATGAGCAAACACTCCGCCAGGTTCAGCAGCGGGATGACTGGAAGGACACCCATCCTAGGGGCTATGGCAACCGACAGAACATGGGTTAG